The sequence aggatctggatctggatcttggatattattttctcacacatggggaatgagcgcgcatgcgcattacatccacaggaataattaaagggtgtgtccaaagagatcaattttacaaatggctactgtactgctagctagctgttttaacagatattttctgagtattgtagctaacaaaaagctagcgctttagtgcaaggctaactcatatgttgaatagaaagtttgtgcggacagatgatgctatgaaagattctgaagagactgcaacagccttcaatgtgagtcaaactagccataactcgagaaagaagctttagtttgctaatccacgaatcaaaatccaagagaacgtggctagaagcctataaaagctgttagttttcgtcgcattgtaaccgttgagcagttatagctggaatacacacacacacacacagacagacacacacacagtcagctttaccgtatccctcgtgcggctacgcctcgaggcataattataaaaatatTAAATATCATCTAATAGTGAGTCCACAAGGAATGAGCTAGAGGGTGGTGGTGGCTCTAAATGGTCAGAGGGAGAATGAGACAAAATGTCAGACAGTCCAAATCCTGAGAGTCTGTGGGGGGGCTCAGAGTAAGGTCTCCACACAGACGTATGTGGGGGGTATGACTCGTATGACACCACATGTGGGTCACGTGACATCAACTGAGGATCATGTGATACAGGACCCCCTGGGTTGTAGTCTTGCATGTATCGAGAGTAATCGTTAGtcgagtgtgtggggggtatataGCCTGTCTCCCTGGGGGGTCCTTCACTGTACTGCTGGTATGGTGGTGTCTGATAAGGCTTGTATCTCACTCCATACGGAGTTCTCTCTGTAGGGGACTGAGGGACTGGATCTCTCAACCATGGTTGTACGATACCACCAGTGGTAGGCGGAGGGTTGGTAGAGGGTGTAGGCTTACAGGCTAATAATGATGCTACAGTCCATGTCTGACCCTCCTGAGAGCTGCTGGTAGTGGTAGCGGCTGGTACCTCCTCTTGTACTGGTGTCATGATCGAGTGGAGCTCCTTCAACAGAAGATTCTCTAGTCTCAGTGAAGCCAGTGTTGCCCTCAgatcacctacacacagggaGCTGTGTACAAGAGGACGCTACACACTAGTAGACACTCACTCTCTGTTGAACTGCTTTGTCCTCTCAACTCTTCATTCTCCTGAGTCAACTTCTTGATGTGATTAATAGCTCCCTCCAGCACATCCCCATGgcgctgtgtatgtgtgtgggcggtgtgtgtatgcgtggggggtgggtgggcggtgtgtgtgtgtgtgtgcagacaGGTACCCACCACTCTACCAAGGATCTTAAAGGGCAGACAGGACTCTAATTGTGAAATAGCTGTTGTTATCTTCAACTTCCTCCGACGCTCAATCTCTTTGTGTGCCTGGCCTCTCTTGGTTGCCACGGCTACAGAGCTCTCATTGGCTGGAGCTTCCGATGTCTTTTTGGCAGTGGGTAATCGGATGACATGTGTAGGGGatgagaggtcaaaggtgacaCCATTCACCACATATGGCATTGCACATGTAGCGTCCCCCgtcctgtgtacgtgtgtgtgagtgggtgtgtgtacgtgtgtgtgagtgggtgtgtgtgtgtgtgaggtgggaCTCACTTCTTCTGAGGGAGGACGACCATTACTGGCTTCAACTTCTCCTCTGTCATGTCTAGTGCAGCtagtgctagctagctaggatcTAGGAGTCTCGAAGTATTGGTGGGCGTGGTTATTATTAGCCTCGAGTCTTAG is a genomic window of Halichondria panicea chromosome 15, odHalPani1.1, whole genome shotgun sequence containing:
- the LOC135348520 gene encoding uncharacterized protein LOC135348520 codes for the protein MTEEKLKPVMVVLPQKKTGDATCAMPYVVNGVTFDLSSPTHVIRLPTAKKTSEAPANESSVAVATKRGQAHKEIERRRKLKITTAISQLESCLPFKILGRVRHGDVLEGAINHIKKLTQENEELRGQSSSTESDLRATLASLRLENLLLKELHSIMTPVQEEVPAATTTSSSQEGQTWTVASLLACKPTPSTNPPPTTGGIVQPWLRDPVPQSPTERTPYGVRYKPYQTPPYQQYSEGPPRETGYIPPTHSTNDYSRYMQDYNPGGPVSHDPQLMSRDPHVVSYESYPPHTSVWRPYSEPPHRLSGFGLSDILSHSPSDHLEPPPPSSSFLVDSLLDDI